Proteins encoded together in one Planifilum fulgidum window:
- the abc-f gene encoding ribosomal protection-like ABC-F family protein — protein sequence MIIAADRVGKHLEDRWVLSDVSFVVKRGERVGLVGPNGSGKTTLLRLLAGEIAPDRGTVFLAKGARIGYLEQVPQADPGATVMDVLRSPFAELIDLERKMEELANRMADATLDEKQMEQILNRYQACQEEFEKRGGYEMEARIRRVVRGLRLPEDVPDRPFADLSGGEKTKVGLAQVLLSEPDLLLLDEPTNHLDLSALEWLEELLSQWRGAVVVVSHDRYFLDRVVNRIIDLEDGRSTLYQGNYSHFVREKEQRLLAEFQAYREQQKKIKKMEEAIKRLREWANRSNPPSAGLHRRASSMEKALKRMEMLKRPVLERKKMALNFGGQERSGEIVFRLEDIYKHYGREPVLRGANLVVRSGERVAVVGKNGAGKSTLLRLLTGEIAPDRGEVYVGPSVKAGYLSQQGWEGDPDMTVLEAFREEVPLDAGTARQILARFLFYGHSVFRKIRDLSGGERMRLRLAQLMHREVNALILDEPTNHLDIDSREVLEEALRDFRGTILAVSHDRYFLNQLFAPVYWLENGILTRFEGNYDEARRKRGEW from the coding sequence ATGATCATTGCGGCCGATCGCGTGGGCAAACATCTGGAGGACCGCTGGGTATTGAGCGACGTGAGTTTCGTGGTCAAGCGGGGTGAACGGGTCGGGCTGGTCGGTCCCAACGGATCGGGAAAAACGACGCTCCTCCGCCTCCTGGCGGGAGAAATCGCGCCCGACCGGGGAACGGTGTTTCTGGCCAAAGGGGCTCGGATCGGCTACCTCGAACAAGTTCCCCAGGCGGACCCGGGAGCGACGGTGATGGACGTGCTGCGCTCCCCCTTTGCGGAGCTGATCGATCTGGAACGGAAAATGGAAGAGCTGGCAAACCGGATGGCCGATGCCACGCTCGATGAAAAGCAAATGGAACAAATCTTGAATCGATATCAGGCCTGCCAGGAGGAATTCGAAAAACGTGGCGGGTACGAGATGGAGGCCCGCATCCGCCGGGTGGTGCGCGGCCTCCGTCTTCCGGAAGATGTTCCGGATCGTCCCTTTGCCGACCTCAGCGGCGGGGAAAAGACCAAGGTCGGTCTGGCCCAGGTGTTGCTATCCGAACCCGACCTGCTCCTGCTGGACGAACCCACCAACCATCTGGATCTTTCGGCCTTGGAATGGTTGGAGGAGCTTTTATCCCAATGGCGCGGGGCGGTGGTGGTCGTATCCCACGACCGCTATTTCCTGGATCGGGTCGTCAACCGGATCATCGATTTGGAAGACGGCAGGAGCACCCTGTACCAGGGAAATTACTCCCACTTCGTCAGGGAAAAAGAACAGCGCCTGCTGGCGGAATTCCAGGCTTACCGGGAACAGCAGAAGAAAATCAAAAAGATGGAGGAAGCCATCAAGCGGTTGCGGGAGTGGGCCAACCGTTCCAACCCTCCCAGCGCCGGCCTTCACCGGAGGGCCTCCAGCATGGAAAAGGCCCTCAAGCGGATGGAGATGCTAAAGCGGCCGGTCCTGGAGCGGAAAAAAATGGCCCTGAACTTCGGCGGCCAAGAGCGGAGCGGGGAGATCGTGTTCCGGCTCGAAGACATTTACAAGCATTACGGCCGGGAGCCGGTCCTGAGGGGGGCAAACCTGGTGGTAAGATCCGGCGAAAGGGTGGCGGTGGTGGGAAAAAACGGTGCGGGAAAATCCACCCTTCTCCGCCTCCTGACCGGTGAGATTGCGCCGGATCGGGGCGAAGTGTACGTGGGACCGTCGGTCAAGGCGGGATATCTTTCCCAGCAGGGTTGGGAGGGGGACCCGGACATGACCGTGTTGGAAGCGTTCCGGGAAGAAGTCCCCTTAGATGCGGGCACGGCCCGGCAGATTCTTGCCCGGTTCCTCTTCTACGGCCACTCCGTCTTCCGCAAGATCCGGGATCTGAGCGGCGGCGAGCGGATGCGCCTGCGGCTTGCCCAGCTGATGCACCGCGAAGTGAACGCGCTGATTCTGGATGAGCCGACCAACCATCTGGACATCGACTCCCGGGAGGTGCTGGAAGAGGCGCTGCGGGATTTCCGCGGCACCATCCTCGCCGTCTCCCATGACCGCTACTTTTTGAACCAGCTGTTCGCTCCCGTCTACTGGCTGGAAAACGGCATCCTGACCCGCTTTGAGGGGAATTACGACGAAGCCCGGCGGAAACGGGGGGAGTGGTGA
- a CDS encoding type I phosphomannose isomerase catalytic subunit, translating to MKKTEPVKFTPLAVPRIWGGHRLKSWFGTETEEPIGEYWLISSHPNGTSIVGEGPFRGKNLNDLVREYPEAYLGTSPQPRFPLLIKLIEAAQDLSVQVHPDDEYARQAESDFGKTEAWYVLDCPEDGRVIYGHRFSSRQEYLRAVEEKRVREYLQYAPIAPGRLVFVPSRTLHALLAGTTVLEIQQTSDVTYRVYDWDRVDKHGRSRELHIDKAADVLRYGSQPDPFPEETALTLEGGLRGSRLVSCPYFTIDRWNLAPGHHSFRLGRQNNPDILIVTKGQGALHWPGGEMALSRGEAAIVPATLSGYEVSCSEELELIRTFY from the coding sequence ATGAAAAAAACGGAACCGGTCAAATTCACCCCCCTCGCCGTGCCGCGGATCTGGGGCGGGCACCGGCTGAAATCCTGGTTCGGCACCGAAACAGAAGAACCGATCGGCGAATACTGGCTCATCTCCAGCCATCCGAACGGAACCAGCATCGTCGGGGAAGGCCCCTTCCGGGGAAAAAACCTGAACGATCTCGTGCGGGAATATCCGGAAGCCTATCTCGGAACCAGTCCGCAACCCCGGTTTCCCCTCCTGATCAAATTGATCGAAGCGGCGCAGGATCTGTCCGTCCAGGTGCACCCGGACGACGAATACGCCCGCCAAGCGGAGTCGGATTTCGGAAAGACCGAGGCCTGGTACGTGCTGGACTGCCCGGAGGACGGGCGCGTCATCTACGGCCACCGCTTTTCGTCGCGGCAGGAATACCTCCGGGCTGTCGAAGAGAAGCGCGTTCGGGAATATCTCCAGTACGCGCCCATTGCGCCGGGCCGGCTGGTGTTCGTCCCCTCGCGGACACTGCACGCCCTGCTGGCCGGCACGACGGTGCTCGAAATCCAGCAGACCTCCGACGTCACCTACCGGGTATACGACTGGGACCGCGTCGACAAACACGGACGAAGCCGCGAACTGCACATCGACAAGGCGGCCGACGTCCTGCGGTACGGATCGCAGCCGGACCCCTTCCCGGAGGAAACGGCGCTCACTCTGGAAGGCGGCCTGCGCGGATCCCGCCTTGTCTCCTGCCCCTATTTCACCATCGACCGATGGAACCTGGCGCCGGGACACCATTCCTTCCGTTTGGGACGCCAAAACAACCCGGACATCCTGATCGTGACGAAAGGGCAGGGCGCCCTGCACTGGCCCGGCGGTGAAATGGCGCTTTCCCGGGGCGAAGCCGCGATCGTCCCCGCCACCTTGTCCGGCTACGAGGTCTCCTGTTCGGAGGAGCTGGAGCTGATCCGCACGTTTTATTGA